The proteins below come from a single Notamacropus eugenii isolate mMacEug1 chromosome 7, mMacEug1.pri_v2, whole genome shotgun sequence genomic window:
- the LOC140513310 gene encoding olfactory receptor 4F6-like codes for MNEKNHSMVYEFVFLGISSSWTMQLFLLIFSFMFYVIIVLGNFLIMFTVIFDPHLHSPMYILLSNLSLIDLCVSSVSVPKMIYDLFFEHKVISFQGCITQICFIHIFGGTEMVLLISMAFDRYVAICKPLHYLTIMNPRICILLIVCSWVLGLIHALTQLAFVVNLPFCGPNEIDSFYCDLPRFIRLACADTYKLEFMVTANSGFISIGTFVMLIISYVYMLVTVQKHSSNGLSKALSTLSAHITVVVLFFGPCIFVFVWPFPTMPVDKFLFILNFVITPVLNPSIYTFRNKEMKVAMKRLITQLGSSRKNL; via the coding sequence ATGAATGAAAAGAATCATTCCATGGTATATGAATTTGTATTCTTGGGGATTTCAAGTTCATGGACCATGCAACTTTTCCTCCTGATATTCTCCTTCATGTTTTATGTGATTATTGTGCTGGGAAATTTCCTCATTATGTTCACAGTTATTTTTGACCCTCACTTACATTCTCCCATGTATATTCTATTGTCTAACCTCTCCCTCATAGACTTATGcgtttcttctgtttctgttcctAAGATGATTTATGACCTTTTTTTTGAACACAAAGTCATATCTTTCCAGGGTTGTATCACCCAGATATGCTTCATTCATatctttggaggaactgagatggtGCTGCtaatttccatggcctttgacagATATGTTGCCATATGTAAGCCTCTTCACTATCTGACCATTATGAATCCAAGAATATGTATTCTTCTCATAGTGTGTTCTTGGGTCCTTGGCCTCATCCATGCACTGACCCAATTAGCTTTTGTGGTAAACTTACCTTTCTGTGGCCCTAATGAAATTGACAGTTTTTATTGTGATCTTCCTCGCTTTATCAGATTGGCCTGTGCAGACACCTACAAGCTGGAGTTCATGGTAACTGCTAACAGTGGTTTCATTTCCATAGGAACCTTTGTCATGTTGATCATCTCCTATGTATATATGTTGGTCACTGTTCAGAAACACTCTTCAAATGGTTTGTCCAAGGCTCTCTCTACTTTGTCTGCTCACATCACTGTGGTGGTCTTATTTTTTGGTCCATGTATCTTTGTCTTTGTGTGGCCATTTCCCACGATGCCAGttgataaatttctttttattcttaactTTGTCATCACCCCTGTCCTAAATccttctatatatacattcaggAACAAAGAGATGAAAGTTGCCATGAAGAGGCTGATCACTCAACTCGGAAGTTCCAGGAAAAATTTGTAA